A genomic segment from Flavobacterium sp. 9R encodes:
- a CDS encoding efflux RND transporter permease subunit, whose translation MKLAEISIKRPSLVIVLFTILLLGGIFSYSQLGYELIPKFETNVITVSTVYPGASPSEIENTVTKKIEDAIASLENIKKIDSKSYESLSIVSITLTSNADVDISMNDAQRKINAILSDLPDDADPPSLTKFSLSDLPIMTIGANGKMDEAAFYDLIDKKIAPVLSRVQGVAQVNIIGGQEREIQVNLDATKIQGYGLSVPQIQQAILSSNLDFPTGNIQTREQKILIRLAGKYKNVDELRNLVVASQNGIQIRLNDIADVQDTQKIAEKIARVNQKSAIVLQIVKQSDANAVAVSELLIKTIAKLEKDYAGNELKLEVAKDSTVFTLEAADSVVHDLLIAVILVALVMLFFLHSVRNSLIVMVSIPASLIATFIGIFLLGYTLNLMSLLGLSLVVGILVDDAIVVLENIYRHMEMGKNKVRAAYDGTAEIGGTVTSITLVIVVVFLPIAMSTGLVSNIITQFCMTVVISTLLSLLASFTIIPWLSSRFGKLEHIEGKNAFGRIILGFENMLTRFTNWVTVILEWCLNHYIKTIGIVLVLFFSSIALLPLGFIGGEFFASSDSGEFLVQIEMPKDASLEQTNFMTQKAEAYLKKEPYVFSQITTVGQTSEGMGAAQSTAYKAEINVKMIEQKDRTDDATVYAAKIKRKLEKVLVGSKVKTVPVGILGTAEDAKLGLIVTGPNVESAMKFAKLAEAELRKIPGTTEIKLTVEDGNPEINVKVDRDKMAALGLTLQTVGMTMQTAYSGNTDGKFRAGEYEYDINIKYNAFDRKNSTDVSNLIFVNNAGQQIKLSQFATITEGSGPSKLERRDKTASVTVQGQNVGVPAGTIVNQWQARLDKLPKPTGVDYIWGGDQENQSEGFGTLGIALLAAIILVYLVMVGLYDSFVHPFVVLFAIPLSFIGALLALALTNNSLNIFTILGIIMLIGLVCKNAIMLVDYTNQRRAAGETIRKALIQANHARLRPILMTTIAMVFGMFPIALASGAGAEWKNGLAWVIIGGLISSLFLTLIIVPVIYEIMEKIIAKFSKGEKMDYEAEMIADYDHKELSEDGFNPKHTL comes from the coding sequence ATGAAATTAGCAGAAATATCCATAAAACGTCCCTCATTAGTGATTGTATTGTTTACAATCCTATTATTAGGGGGAATCTTCAGTTACAGCCAATTGGGCTATGAATTAATCCCAAAATTTGAAACCAACGTAATCACAGTTTCGACTGTATATCCAGGAGCTTCTCCTAGCGAAATTGAAAATACGGTAACAAAGAAAATCGAAGACGCAATTGCTTCGCTAGAGAACATCAAAAAGATTGACTCAAAATCCTACGAAAGTCTTTCTATCGTATCCATTACACTTACATCAAATGCGGATGTGGACATCTCTATGAATGATGCCCAACGAAAAATCAATGCGATTTTGAGTGATTTACCAGATGACGCAGACCCACCATCATTGACCAAATTCTCACTTAGTGACTTACCAATTATGACTATTGGTGCTAATGGAAAAATGGATGAGGCGGCATTTTACGACCTGATAGATAAAAAAATTGCACCAGTATTATCTCGTGTTCAAGGTGTAGCACAAGTAAACATCATTGGAGGCCAAGAACGTGAAATACAAGTAAATCTTGATGCTACTAAAATTCAAGGTTACGGACTCTCTGTTCCTCAAATTCAACAAGCAATTTTGAGCTCAAACCTAGATTTCCCTACAGGAAACATACAAACTAGAGAGCAAAAAATTCTAATCCGTTTAGCGGGTAAATACAAAAATGTCGATGAACTTAGAAACCTTGTGGTTGCTTCACAAAACGGAATTCAAATTCGTTTAAATGATATTGCTGATGTTCAAGACACACAAAAAATAGCCGAGAAAATTGCTCGTGTAAATCAAAAAAGTGCAATTGTACTTCAAATTGTAAAACAATCAGATGCTAACGCAGTTGCTGTTAGTGAGCTTTTAATAAAAACTATTGCTAAATTAGAAAAAGACTATGCAGGTAATGAGCTGAAATTAGAAGTAGCAAAAGACAGTACTGTATTTACGCTAGAAGCTGCAGACTCTGTAGTACACGATTTATTAATAGCTGTAATATTAGTAGCTTTAGTAATGTTGTTTTTCTTGCACAGTGTTCGAAACTCATTGATTGTAATGGTTTCGATTCCAGCTTCTTTAATTGCAACATTTATTGGAATCTTCTTATTGGGCTATACCTTAAACTTAATGAGTTTGTTAGGATTATCGTTAGTAGTCGGAATCCTTGTGGATGATGCTATTGTGGTCCTCGAGAACATTTACAGGCATATGGAAATGGGTAAGAATAAAGTACGTGCAGCCTACGATGGTACAGCCGAAATTGGTGGCACTGTAACTTCTATTACCTTAGTAATTGTGGTTGTGTTTTTACCAATCGCTATGAGTACAGGTTTGGTATCCAATATCATTACACAATTTTGTATGACAGTAGTAATTTCAACATTACTTTCATTGTTGGCCTCTTTTACTATTATTCCTTGGTTATCCTCTCGTTTTGGAAAACTAGAACACATTGAAGGAAAAAATGCATTTGGAAGAATCATTCTTGGTTTTGAAAATATGTTAACTCGTTTTACAAATTGGGTAACTGTAATTTTAGAATGGTGTTTAAATCATTACATAAAAACTATTGGGATTGTACTCGTTTTGTTCTTTTCATCAATTGCCTTATTACCACTTGGATTTATTGGTGGTGAATTCTTTGCTTCTTCAGATAGTGGCGAGTTTTTAGTTCAAATTGAGATGCCAAAAGATGCTTCTTTAGAACAAACTAATTTTATGACTCAAAAAGCAGAAGCTTATTTGAAGAAAGAGCCTTATGTTTTTAGCCAAATTACCACAGTAGGACAAACTAGTGAAGGAATGGGTGCTGCACAATCAACAGCATACAAAGCTGAAATCAACGTAAAAATGATTGAACAAAAAGATCGTACAGATGATGCTACAGTATATGCTGCAAAAATTAAAAGAAAGCTTGAAAAAGTATTGGTTGGATCAAAAGTAAAAACCGTTCCTGTTGGTATTTTAGGTACAGCCGAAGATGCAAAATTGGGATTGATTGTTACTGGACCAAATGTAGAAAGTGCAATGAAATTTGCCAAATTAGCTGAGGCCGAATTACGTAAAATACCAGGTACAACAGAAATTAAATTAACCGTTGAAGACGGAAACCCTGAAATTAACGTTAAGGTGGATCGCGATAAAATGGCTGCACTTGGACTTACACTTCAAACGGTGGGTATGACAATGCAAACTGCCTATAGCGGTAATACTGATGGTAAATTTAGAGCTGGTGAATACGAATATGACATCAACATCAAGTACAATGCTTTTGATAGAAAAAATAGTACCGATGTTAGTAATTTGATATTTGTAAACAATGCTGGACAACAAATAAAGCTGTCTCAATTTGCTACAATTACTGAAGGTTCTGGACCAAGTAAATTAGAAAGACGTGACAAAACTGCATCTGTAACGGTACAAGGGCAAAATGTTGGTGTACCAGCAGGAACCATTGTTAATCAATGGCAAGCAAGATTAGACAAATTGCCTAAACCAACTGGTGTAGACTATATTTGGGGCGGAGACCAAGAAAACCAAAGCGAAGGTTTTGGTACTTTGGGAATAGCGCTTTTAGCAGCAATTATTCTTGTTTATCTTGTAATGGTTGGTCTATATGACAGCTTTGTTCACCCATTTGTCGTTCTTTTCGCCATTCCATTATCATTCATTGGTGCATTACTTGCATTGGCACTTACCAATAACTCGCTAAATATATTTACCATTTTAGGTATTATTATGCTTATTGGTCTGGTTTGTAAAAATGCCATTATGCTTGTAGACTACACCAATCAAAGAAGAGCCGCTGGAGAAACCATTCGTAAAGCTTTAATCCAAGCGAATCACGCTCGTTTGCGTCCGATTTTGATGACGACTATTGCGATGGTATTCGGTATGTTCCCAATTGCATTGGCTTCTGGTGCAGGTGCTGAATGGAAAAATGGCTTGGCTTGGGTAATTATTGGTGGATTGATTTCGTCATTGTTCCTAACCTTAATTATTGTTCCTGTAATCTATGAGATTATGGAAAAAATCATTGCCAAATTCTCTAAAGGAGAAAAAATGGATTATGAAGCTGAAATGATTGCAGATTATGACCATAAAGAATTAAGTGAAGATGGATTTAATCCAAAGCATACCCTTTAA
- a CDS encoding efflux RND transporter periplasmic adaptor subunit produces MKKNSITIIIIVGALALIGFILSKNKKENEAKIAIVAEKNASVSVKVAPVKTEEVSLDFVANGNFEPTQELTFSAERSGKITSVLAKEGDRVSVGQTLAIMRGDAINVNAQAAEAAYINAKSDYNRFENAFKTGGVTKQQLDQAKLGLTNAEANYKQAKITVGDTRIKAPINGIINKKYIEPGSILSAMPATALFDIVNVSKLKLKVTVSEAQVASLKTGNTISVKTSVYPDKEFSGRITFIAAKADSNLNFPIEIEISNNANNDIKAGMYGTAIFKSAQQKQTMTIVPRAAFVGSVSSNQVFVVENGFAKLKNVTAGRILGDKVEILNGLTTGETVIVTGQINLQDGNTVEIIK; encoded by the coding sequence ATGAAAAAGAATAGTATTACCATCATAATAATCGTAGGAGCGCTAGCCTTAATTGGTTTTATCTTATCAAAAAATAAAAAAGAAAACGAAGCAAAAATTGCAATTGTTGCAGAAAAAAACGCCAGTGTTTCTGTAAAAGTAGCCCCAGTAAAAACAGAAGAAGTATCACTAGACTTTGTTGCTAATGGTAACTTTGAGCCTACACAAGAGTTAACTTTTTCTGCAGAACGTTCTGGAAAAATAACTAGCGTACTTGCCAAAGAAGGAGACCGAGTAAGTGTTGGACAAACCTTAGCAATAATGCGTGGTGATGCTATTAATGTAAACGCACAAGCTGCAGAGGCTGCATATATAAATGCCAAATCAGACTATAACCGATTTGAAAATGCATTCAAAACTGGTGGGGTAACCAAACAACAATTGGATCAAGCAAAACTAGGATTAACTAATGCTGAGGCCAATTACAAACAAGCAAAAATAACTGTTGGAGATACTCGTATAAAAGCACCAATAAATGGTATTATCAATAAAAAGTACATTGAACCAGGATCAATCTTATCTGCAATGCCAGCAACGGCTTTATTCGATATCGTGAATGTAAGCAAACTAAAACTTAAGGTTACAGTTAGTGAAGCTCAAGTAGCAAGTTTAAAAACCGGAAACACTATCAGCGTAAAAACAAGTGTTTATCCTGACAAAGAATTTAGCGGTCGTATTACTTTTATTGCAGCTAAAGCAGATAGCAATTTGAACTTCCCTATTGAAATAGAAATTTCAAACAATGCTAATAATGATATTAAAGCTGGGATGTACGGAACTGCAATTTTCAAATCAGCTCAACAAAAACAAACCATGACAATTGTACCTAGAGCTGCATTCGTAGGAAGTGTTAGCAGTAACCAAGTATTTGTTGTTGAAAACGGTTTTGCAAAACTAAAAAATGTAACTGCTGGACGCATACTAGGTGACAAAGTTGAGATTTTAAACGGATTAACAACTGGTGAAACCGTAATCGTTACTGGGCAAATCAACTTGCAAGACGGAAATACGGTAGAAATAATAAAATAA
- a CDS encoding toxin-antitoxin system YwqK family antitoxin, producing the protein MKRYLIAVALVFSGMIYAQDSKPVLEPFGKKVKATYFYDNGQVQQEGYFENGKLEGYWVAYNEDGTKNASGFYKEGAKVGKWFFWKDVNLSEVDYSNNAIAMVKNWKQEAIAVKN; encoded by the coding sequence ATGAAAAGATATTTAATAGCAGTAGCATTGGTGTTCTCAGGAATGATATATGCGCAAGATTCTAAACCTGTTTTAGAACCTTTTGGAAAAAAAGTAAAAGCTACCTATTTCTATGATAACGGACAAGTACAACAAGAAGGTTATTTTGAAAACGGTAAACTAGAAGGATACTGGGTAGCATACAATGAAGATGGAACCAAAAACGCCTCTGGATTTTATAAAGAAGGTGCCAAAGTTGGTAAATGGTTCTTTTGGAAAGATGTAAATTTAAGCGAAGTTGATTATTCTAATAATGCTATCGCAATGGTTAAAAATTGGAAACAAGAAGCTATTGCAGTAAAAAATTAA
- a CDS encoding TolC family protein, with translation MKYQLSILTVFLLVINLQAQEVKKLTLQDALVYALENKADAKKAKLKVENSEYQIQEVRSRALPQISANGSLTYNPILQTNVIDGGSFGQPGTTIQAVFGQKWNSVGTLSLTQALFDQSVFTGLKAAKSTREFYQINEQLTEEQVIEAVANNYYQIYVLRQKLTLLENTFKTTEKARDIVKGQFENGLAKKIDLDRMNVRITNVTTQKQQIENLMQLQENTLKFFIGMPIATKLEFPNNDFKIRPVDLSAAPNPDSRTEIVLLKKQEELLNYQKKAALAGYYPTLSLAANYNYIGQGPEMPWFKKPTDGVYWSDFSSVTLNLRIPIFTGFGTKAKVSQADVELRTIREDIKDTQLAMDLDYKNANTQIVNSTITITNQKENMRLAEEILKNTNNNYLQGLASLTDLLDAENAATEAQNNYTSAILDYILAEIKLIKSKGELKSLLNN, from the coding sequence ATGAAATACCAACTTTCAATACTCACAGTCTTTTTACTTGTGATTAATCTTCAAGCACAAGAAGTAAAGAAGCTTACTTTACAAGATGCATTGGTTTATGCTTTAGAAAATAAAGCAGATGCAAAAAAAGCCAAATTAAAAGTCGAAAATAGTGAATACCAAATTCAAGAGGTTCGTTCAAGAGCACTACCTCAAATTTCGGCAAATGGTAGCTTAACTTACAATCCTATTTTACAAACAAACGTAATCGACGGAGGTTCTTTTGGCCAACCAGGAACAACAATTCAAGCGGTTTTTGGTCAAAAATGGAATTCTGTAGGAACACTTTCTTTGACTCAAGCATTATTTGATCAATCTGTTTTTACAGGTTTGAAAGCTGCAAAATCTACAAGAGAATTTTATCAAATTAATGAGCAACTCACCGAAGAACAAGTAATTGAGGCTGTAGCAAATAATTACTACCAAATCTATGTGTTACGCCAAAAACTAACACTCTTGGAAAACACTTTCAAAACAACTGAAAAAGCACGTGATATCGTAAAAGGACAGTTCGAAAATGGTTTGGCTAAAAAAATCGACTTGGATAGAATGAATGTGAGAATTACCAATGTAACCACGCAGAAACAACAAATTGAGAATTTAATGCAGTTACAAGAAAACACCCTTAAGTTTTTCATTGGAATGCCTATTGCTACAAAGTTAGAATTCCCAAACAATGATTTCAAAATAAGACCAGTTGACTTGAGTGCCGCTCCAAATCCAGATAGTAGAACAGAAATTGTATTACTAAAAAAACAAGAAGAATTACTTAACTATCAAAAGAAAGCTGCATTAGCAGGATATTATCCAACACTTTCGTTAGCTGCAAATTACAATTATATAGGTCAAGGTCCTGAAATGCCTTGGTTTAAAAAGCCAACAGACGGAGTATATTGGTCCGATTTCTCATCAGTAACACTAAACTTAAGAATACCCATTTTTACAGGTTTTGGAACCAAAGCAAAAGTGAGTCAAGCAGATGTTGAGCTGAGAACCATTCGAGAAGACATCAAAGACACTCAATTGGCAATGGATTTAGATTATAAAAATGCTAATACTCAAATTGTAAACAGCACTATCACTATAACCAACCAAAAAGAAAACATGCGTCTCGCAGAAGAAATCCTAAAAAATACCAATAATAACTATTTACAAGGATTGGCTTCATTAACAGATTTATTAGATGCTGAAAATGCCGCAACAGAAGCCCAGAACAATTACACATCAGCAATACTAGATTATATTCTAGCAGAAATAAAACTTATAAAATCAAAAGGAGAACTAAAATCACTATTAAATAACTAA
- a CDS encoding 2-oxoglutarate dehydrogenase E1 component, producing the protein MDRFSFLNAAHTEFFAQLYDQYLENPDSVEPSWRSFFQGFDFGMTTYNEEQSVNQVVTATVQASGDSCSVSNAQVSEKLQKEFKVIKLIEGYRTRGHLFTKTNPVRDRRVYSPSLDIENFDLKPSDLDIVFDAAKVIGVAPCALREIIGHLEKIYCQHIGIEYVYIRKPEVVEWIRQKIRVNDNQPNFSADEKKVILEKLNQAVSFENFLHTKYVGQKRFSLEGGESIIPALDTLIEKAAEKGVEQFVMGMAHRGRLNVLANIFGKSTQDIFGEFDGKDYDQEYFDGDVKYHLGLTADKVTRSGKKININLAPNPSHLETVGAVIEGITRAKQDKYFADDFSKVLPIAVHGDAAIAGQGILYEIIQMAQLDGYKTGGTIHIVINNQVGFTTNYNDARSSTYCTDVAKVTLSPVLHVNADDAEAVVHAMSFALDFRMEFGRDVFIDLLGYRKYGHNEGDEPRFTQPVLYKIIAKHQNPRDIYALKLLSEGVIDASYVNELEKEYKAVLESNLQASRKKDLTVITPFMQNEWTGFEQVSDDVMLQKVDTTVAKETLDSIITTVSTLPSDKKFINKITKIVTDRKTGYDNDTIDWGTAEALAYGTLLTEGYDVRISGQDVERGTFSHRHAVVKVEDSEEEVILLNNVANKKGKFNVFNSFLSEYGVLGFDYGYALANPNALTIWEAQFGDFSNGAQIMIDQYISCGEDKWNNQNGIVMLLPHGYEGQGAEHSSARMERYLQLCARHNMYVADCTTPANFFHLLRRQMKTKFRKPLIVFSPKSLLRDPRCVSTAAELATGTFQETIDDATVNKAEVKTLVFCTGKFYYDITAERANNGRNDVAVVRIEQLFPLPIEQLKAIIAQYPNVDDYVWAQEEPKNMGAYTYMLANFDLVKWRLASLKAYAAPASGSYTRAKRRHADAIRMVFDKNLFR; encoded by the coding sequence ATGGATAGGTTTTCATTTTTAAACGCAGCACATACCGAATTTTTTGCACAATTATACGATCAGTATTTAGAGAATCCAGATAGCGTTGAGCCAAGTTGGAGAAGTTTCTTTCAAGGGTTTGACTTTGGAATGACAACTTATAATGAAGAGCAATCTGTTAATCAGGTTGTTACTGCTACTGTTCAAGCTTCTGGCGATTCATGTTCAGTTTCTAACGCTCAAGTTTCTGAGAAATTACAAAAGGAATTTAAAGTAATCAAATTAATTGAAGGTTATAGAACTCGCGGACATTTATTCACGAAAACAAATCCTGTTCGTGATCGTCGTGTCTATTCACCATCATTAGATATTGAAAATTTTGATTTAAAGCCATCTGATTTAGATATTGTTTTTGATGCTGCCAAAGTAATTGGTGTAGCGCCATGTGCATTACGTGAAATTATCGGGCATTTAGAAAAAATCTATTGTCAGCATATTGGTATCGAGTATGTTTATATTCGTAAACCAGAAGTTGTAGAATGGATTCGTCAAAAAATTAGAGTGAATGATAATCAGCCTAATTTTTCTGCTGATGAGAAAAAAGTCATTTTAGAGAAATTAAATCAAGCGGTTTCTTTTGAAAACTTTTTGCATACTAAATATGTAGGACAAAAACGTTTCTCTCTTGAAGGTGGGGAATCAATAATACCTGCTTTGGATACATTGATAGAAAAGGCAGCCGAAAAAGGAGTAGAACAGTTTGTAATGGGAATGGCTCACCGTGGTCGTTTGAATGTTTTAGCTAATATTTTCGGAAAGTCAACTCAAGATATTTTTGGAGAGTTTGATGGTAAAGATTATGATCAAGAATATTTTGATGGTGACGTGAAATACCACTTAGGATTAACAGCCGACAAAGTGACTCGTTCAGGAAAGAAAATCAATATCAATTTAGCTCCAAACCCTTCACACTTAGAGACGGTTGGTGCAGTTATAGAAGGAATAACAAGAGCCAAGCAAGACAAGTATTTTGCGGATGATTTCTCTAAAGTATTGCCAATTGCAGTACACGGTGATGCCGCAATTGCTGGTCAAGGTATATTGTATGAAATCATTCAAATGGCGCAATTGGATGGTTATAAAACCGGAGGAACCATTCATATTGTTATCAACAATCAAGTTGGTTTTACTACCAATTATAATGATGCACGTTCATCAACTTATTGTACGGACGTTGCTAAAGTTACCTTATCTCCAGTTCTACACGTTAATGCTGATGATGCAGAAGCAGTGGTACATGCTATGTCATTTGCGTTAGATTTTAGAATGGAATTTGGTCGTGATGTATTTATTGATTTGTTAGGGTATAGAAAATATGGTCATAACGAAGGAGATGAGCCAAGATTTACGCAGCCGGTTTTATATAAAATCATTGCAAAGCATCAAAATCCAAGAGATATTTATGCTTTAAAATTATTATCTGAAGGGGTAATTGACGCTTCTTATGTTAATGAACTTGAAAAAGAATACAAAGCAGTTTTAGAAAGTAACTTGCAAGCATCTCGTAAAAAAGATTTGACGGTTATTACTCCATTTATGCAAAATGAGTGGACTGGATTTGAACAGGTTTCAGACGATGTAATGTTGCAAAAAGTAGATACGACAGTAGCAAAAGAAACTTTAGATTCAATAATAACAACCGTTTCTACATTACCATCAGACAAGAAATTTATTAACAAGATTACCAAAATTGTTACGGATAGAAAAACGGGCTACGATAATGATACCATCGATTGGGGAACTGCAGAAGCATTAGCCTACGGTACTTTATTGACAGAAGGATATGACGTTCGTATATCTGGACAAGACGTAGAAAGAGGTACTTTTTCGCATCGTCACGCTGTGGTAAAAGTAGAAGATTCAGAAGAAGAGGTGATTTTGTTGAATAATGTAGCCAACAAAAAAGGGAAATTCAATGTTTTTAACTCTTTCCTTTCTGAATATGGTGTTTTAGGTTTTGATTATGGATATGCTTTAGCAAATCCTAATGCCTTGACAATTTGGGAAGCACAATTTGGAGATTTCTCAAATGGTGCACAAATTATGATTGACCAATATATCTCTTGTGGAGAGGACAAATGGAACAACCAAAACGGAATCGTGATGTTATTGCCTCACGGTTACGAAGGACAAGGGGCGGAACATTCTTCTGCAAGAATGGAGCGTTATTTACAATTGTGTGCGCGTCATAATATGTATGTGGCCGATTGTACTACACCAGCGAACTTCTTTCACTTGTTGAGAAGACAAATGAAAACGAAATTCCGTAAGCCATTAATTGTTTTTTCTCCAAAAAGTTTATTACGTGATCCAAGATGTGTTTCTACAGCAGCTGAATTAGCTACTGGAACTTTCCAAGAAACTATTGATGATGCAACAGTAAATAAAGCTGAGGTAAAAACATTAGTTTTCTGTACAGGTAAATTCTATTATGATATTACAGCAGAAAGAGCTAATAACGGTAGAAATGATGTAGCTGTTGTTCGTATAGAACAATTGTTCCCATTGCCAATTGAGCAGTTAAAAGCGATTATCGCTCAATATCCAAATGTAGACGATTATGTTTGGGCACAAGAAGAACCTAAGAATATGGGGGCTTACACATATATGTTAGCTAATTTTGATTTGGTAAAATGGAGATTAGCATCGCTTAAAGCATATGCGGCTCCTGCATCAGGAAGCTATACTCGTGCTAAACGTCGTCACGCAGATGCAATTAGAATGGTATTTGATAAAAATTTATTTAGATAA
- a CDS encoding YceI family protein: MNPKWAINSNQSDVLIEARHSVIAYLGGNTNSFSGYVVMDQDTIEDAAVEFSLDVNNNYSKMEQMDSHAKLSDFFDVETHPTIKFKSTSFQKVNKNINFIKGDLTIKDVTKTLELDTEFIGIHNYDGQQKASVEVTAKIKRSDFDLWYNNNYQHSGISIGQDIKLVANLEFEILKN, encoded by the coding sequence ATGAATCCAAAATGGGCCATCAATTCTAATCAATCCGACGTATTGATAGAAGCAAGACATTCAGTTATAGCGTATTTGGGTGGCAACACAAACTCCTTCAGCGGCTACGTAGTTATGGACCAAGATACTATAGAAGATGCAGCAGTAGAATTCTCATTGGATGTAAATAACAACTACAGCAAAATGGAGCAAATGGATTCTCATGCCAAACTAAGCGACTTTTTTGACGTAGAAACGCATCCTACCATCAAATTCAAATCGACTTCTTTTCAGAAAGTAAATAAAAACATCAATTTCATAAAAGGTGATTTGACAATCAAAGATGTCACCAAAACACTAGAATTAGACACCGAATTCATTGGAATACATAATTATGATGGCCAACAAAAAGCATCAGTAGAGGTTACTGCCAAAATAAAACGAAGTGATTTTGATTTGTGGTACAATAACAATTATCAGCATAGCGGAATTTCTATTGGTCAAGACATTAAATTGGTGGCCAACTTAGAATTTGAAATATTAAAAAATTGA
- a CDS encoding polyprenyl synthetase family protein, whose product MQSVSAYQSFFVAYLENQIILKEPRNLYDPIQYILSLGGKRMRPVLTLMSAEIFDVSYEKALPAAMAVEVFHNFSLVHDDIMDAAPLRRGNVTVHEKWDTNTGILSGDAMLILAYQYFEKYEPKIFRKLAKLFSKTALEVCEGQQWDVDFETRTDVTIPEYLKMIEFKTAVLVAAAMKMGAIIAKTSKTNAKLIYEFGLNLGIAFQLQDDYLDAFGDPATFGKQVGGDIIENKKTFLFLKAMEFSNATLQARLLYLFTEYADNVEAKIEEVKQIFNESGASQATQDAIKEYTQNAFATLDKMNIDADKKALLQSFGENLMQRKV is encoded by the coding sequence ATGCAGTCAGTTTCCGCGTATCAGTCCTTTTTTGTTGCTTATTTAGAAAATCAAATTATTCTAAAAGAACCTCGTAATCTTTATGACCCAATTCAGTACATATTGTCATTGGGTGGAAAGAGAATGCGACCTGTTTTGACTTTGATGAGTGCTGAAATATTTGATGTTAGTTATGAAAAAGCGCTTCCGGCTGCAATGGCAGTTGAGGTTTTTCATAATTTTTCTCTAGTTCATGATGATATTATGGATGCTGCTCCTTTGCGAAGAGGAAATGTGACAGTTCACGAAAAATGGGACACAAATACTGGAATCTTATCTGGTGATGCGATGCTGATTTTAGCTTACCAATATTTTGAAAAATACGAACCGAAAATATTTCGAAAGTTGGCCAAATTATTCAGCAAAACGGCTCTCGAAGTTTGTGAAGGACAGCAATGGGATGTTGATTTCGAAACAAGAACCGATGTTACCATTCCTGAGTATTTGAAAATGATTGAATTCAAAACCGCCGTTTTGGTAGCAGCTGCGATGAAGATGGGGGCAATTATTGCAAAAACGTCTAAAACGAATGCTAAACTTATCTATGAATTTGGTTTAAATTTAGGGATTGCATTTCAGCTTCAAGACGATTATTTAGACGCTTTTGGAGATCCTGCAACCTTTGGTAAACAAGTAGGTGGAGATATTATTGAGAACAAAAAAACCTTTTTGTTTCTAAAAGCAATGGAGTTTTCGAATGCTACTTTACAAGCCCGATTATTGTATTTATTTACTGAATATGCTGATAATGTTGAGGCTAAAATTGAGGAAGTGAAGCAGATTTTTAATGAGAGTGGCGCGTCTCAAGCGACTCAAGATGCTATAAAAGAGTATACTCAAAATGCATTTGCTACATTGGATAAAATGAATATTGATGCTGACAAAAAAGCTTTATTGCAATCTTTTGGCGAAAATTTAATGCAAAGAAAAGTATAA
- a CDS encoding TetR/AcrR family transcriptional regulator, producing MKEKIMAKAGELFLKLGFKSITMDDIAGEMCISKKTIYKYFCNKEILIEESTEVMHKEVHQSINAIVQQNHNAIQENFEIRKMFKEMFNAGDTSPMYQLKKHYPEIYNKLVDREVNECNTVFKQNIEKGIREGLYRSDIPVETYVKFYYTLVFEINGNTISEKEAQQLELEALEYHIRAMATLAGIIELEKQLENHSII from the coding sequence ATGAAAGAAAAAATAATGGCTAAAGCAGGTGAACTGTTTTTGAAACTAGGTTTCAAAAGCATCACAATGGATGATATAGCCGGAGAAATGTGTATTTCAAAAAAAACTATTTATAAATATTTCTGCAACAAAGAAATATTAATCGAAGAAAGTACTGAAGTCATGCACAAAGAAGTGCACCAAAGTATTAACGCCATTGTGCAACAAAACCATAATGCCATTCAGGAAAATTTTGAAATCCGAAAAATGTTCAAAGAGATGTTCAATGCTGGTGATACCTCTCCAATGTATCAATTAAAAAAACATTACCCAGAAATCTACAACAAACTCGTTGATAGAGAAGTCAATGAGTGCAATACCGTTTTTAAACAAAACATCGAAAAAGGAATTAGAGAGGGATTGTACCGTTCGGATATACCGGTAGAAACCTATGTGAAGTTCTATTATACATTGGTGTTTGAAATCAACGGGAATACAATTTCCGAAAAAGAAGCCCAACAACTAGAATTAGAAGCACTTGAATACCACATTAGAGCCATGGCGACTTTAGCTGGAATTATTGAACTAGAAAAACAATTGGAAAATCACTCCATCATATAA